A window of Chryseobacterium shandongense genomic DNA:
GGAAACGCTTGCTGTCCATGATCTTTGTTTCCATAACGAGCAGATTAAGCTCATTAATGACACGTTGGTATGCCTCGTACAACCCTGTCTTCTCCCGCCCATCAACCAGGTTCCAAAACAGCCACATCTTCTGCTCTTTATTGCTTTCATGGGATTCCGGTAATCCTAGAAATGCTTTAGTGAAGCTTAATGTACTTTCCATAACCAACCGGTCAGCACTTATTGGAGAGAAAATAAAGTCCATGGCCCGTAAAGTGGTCAGCACTCCTTTAGTATTGGCGGTACCTGGCAGGTCAAAAAAGGTTATGTCAGGTGTGACTGGAGAGCTTTTAATGTATTCCTCTGCCGTAGTAAGGGCATTTTCCGCTTTACAGCTAATAATTGGGTAGGCCTTCTTGTTAATACTCTGATACAATTTCATCGCTGCTCTCTT
This region includes:
- a CDS encoding ParA family protein; translated protein: METKKRTLKISFSTPKGGVGKSTITALVASVLHFRLGYNVLVMDCDFPQHSLASMRERDLKTIMQNDYHKRAAMKLYQSINKKAYPIISCKAENALTTAEEYIKSSPVTPDITFFDLPGTANTKGVLTTLRAMDFIFSPISADRLVMESTLSFTKAFLGLPESHESNKEQKMWLFWNLVDGREKTGLYEAYQRVINELNLLVMETKIMDSKRFRKETDDTENYVFRSSLLPAEPQLLKATRMDLFFEEFLKIVNL